The region CTTCCCTTAGCTGGCAGGGGGCACAGCCTGAGCCTGGTGTTCAGGAGACAGAAGACGCCTCACCTGGGTAGCAATGATGTACTGGACACCACCAGGGCTGGGCTCCATGGCCAGTGCAGCTTTCAGCGTATCAGAGAGAAGAACAGGTGTCACTTGCAGCCCCTTCAGAAACCTGGGCAAAGAGGGCAGGAATGTGTGCACGGCTCCAAGAGTAAAATGTCCAGGATGGAGACGGCGGGCAGGTAGGGCTGTCAGGGCAGGAGGTGGGGCAGGCACTGCAGGTGGGGAATGGGTTTCCTTCAGGGACAGGGAGGAAGTCATGAGGTTGGTCGGACTCCACGCTGGACCCCAGGGGGGCTCAGGCTTTGTGgatccttcccttttctctcttctggtgctgggatggaaccaggggcactttgccacaaAGCTACGTTCCCCATCCTTCAGTGTCCATGTGTACACATGGCCCACGTGGCCCCAGGCAGGATGTGCCATGGTGCTTGCTGCCCGGCCCAGGCTCAGTGTCATGACCTTCGGTGCCCATGCCTGGCAGGATGGTCCAGGCACTGTCTCCAAGGAAGAACGGGGAAAGGACCACACTCACTTGTCTCCATTCGTCTCTGGGGGGAAGCTGTGTCTCACGGCAGCCACAAACTCAGCCACGGTGTCCTCCAGGGTGAAGATCACAGCGTTGGGGCCCGCGTCAAACGTGTACGCCACCTGGAGCCCACGGCAGTCAACCTAGTGCTCACACAGGGCCCATCCCTCCCAGACCCTCTATCTGCCAGGGGGATGTGGGTGTCCAGGAGCCGAGGGAGGCCCTTGGGGAACAAGAATGAGAAGTACTGCCGCCTGCCACTCAGGAAGAGGCAGTGGGGCTGTGACCCGAGGGGCCAGGCAACCAGCCAAGTAGCCCACAGCACCCTGGAGCCTCCCGGCTCTGCCTGCAGCAGGGGTCACGTCTGAGCTGCCCTGCCGCGCCTCACCTTCGTCTGTCCATGGCAGGCGTTGAAACGGTGCACCAGCTGTACGATCCGTCTGGAGACGTCGTTGAGGTACGAGATCGGGGGGAAGGTGTCCAGGCAGGTGGCGTGGAACTGGTTGCTGTCCTTCATGGTCAGCTCGGCAAAACCTGGGAAGTCCCGGGCCTGGATGCAGGAGATCATCTCCCGCAGGCGTGACGGCACCACCGACTCTGCCCGGAACTGCAAGGTTCAGGCCGTTCTCCAAGGAGGCACTGGCACTGGGACCACAGCGTGGCTCCAGCACAGGCCCTTGAGCCAGAGGCCTGGTGAGCCCCGGGGCTGCCCTCCTGCCCCACTCACCTTGAGCAGGGAGCTGGTCTCCACACTGGTCTGCATGCCCACTGTGCTGCCCATCTGCTTCTTCTCCGCGCTCACCTACAGCAGGGGAGCTGAGCTCTGCTGAGCAGGGAGCTGTGCCAAGCCTGCAGACCCCAGCCCCGACACTCGGCCCTCCCACCACGGGCGGGCAATGGGGGCCATAGTGAGGTGACCTGCGTTCAGGACTGGCCACATCCCCCTCACAGAAGGGCAGCAGCCCGGCCACATGAGGCCACTCCTAACAGCTCGGCCTTGGGTTGGCTCCTTCAGCCCTGCTGACCCAAGAGCCCAGGGAAGCCTGGAAGGAGCCCAGTTCCTGGTCTCAGCCCAACCTGACCGCAGGACCGCAAGCCAGCTGCTGGCCACGCCCTAGGCCACTCACCACAAGGACGAGGATTCGGAGTTGGGGCCAATGTGACTCAGGAGCCACCTGCCGGGCGACACTGTCCTTCCCATCAGCCTGCTCCCCCATCTGCCACTCCACAAAGCCCCCGTACAGGCTCCGGCAGGCGCTGCCAGAGCCACGGCGTGCCACTTCGGAGAGGTCGTCCTCAACCCCATACACCCGGGCCAGGGTATAGGCTGCAGGAGGGGGAGGGCGTCAGAGGGCTGGTACACAGAGCATCTTTATCACTGGGACTTTCTGAGACAGCAGATCCTGCACAGTGGCTCCCAGGGTCAGCACCCACCGGCTCAGGCACTCCCTGGTTACTTGGCACCTCCCAGGCCACACTAGAGGGGTAGTCTCCTGCAACTACCCAGGGGACCGGAGCCCCCGGGGCCTGGAGAAAGCTTCTCCAGGGTCAGTGACCAAGTTGGGCTCTGGGGATGGGAAAGAGTCTGGAAGGTCCCTGGagagagaccaaggcaggaggccTGGCAGTGTGCCCACTAGGGGTGCAGGTGGCAATGGGAGGCAGGATGTGACAGGCTGCTTGCCCAGCCTGGGGTCTCTTGCCCAGTTTCCAGAGGGTGGTCCTGCCTCCAGGCCTGGCTCACCCACAGCCCTAGTCAGAGGCAGCTCAGAAACTCAGCTGGGCCAGTGAGCACCATTCTGGACTCAGAGGCGAGGGTGGTGGCTCGCCACTGTGTGACTGGTGGTGCCACCAGCTGGGGACAGCCTGCCAGAGGTGCCCCAAGCAGAGGGAAGCACAGCTGAGATTCTGGTGGCAAGAGCTGGACTCCTGCTGAGCCTGCTGGAGAGCCTGACTGGGCTATGCCCAAGGCCAGGGCAGCCCCTGCAGCCCTCAGTtccaggaggaagaaggtcactcAAGCCAGCCTGAGGTGGTTTTTGTTCCAAACTGCAGGGCCTGAACAGGGCATGTTCAGAGGTGAGTCCTGGACAGCAGAGCCTTGCGCTGGCTCCCTATGCGCTGCAAGAGCACAGAGGACACCTACCTAGGCAGGCATAGCCTGCTGCTGAGGAGGCCAGGCCTGCGGCCGTGGGGAAGTTGTTCTCAGAGGCTATGTGCACCTTGTAGCTGAGGCTCAGAGGCAATGAGTCTCCATCGCCTGTGCTTCTCCGCTTCCGAGCCAGGCGGCGAACTGCCGAGAAGGGAAGACAGTGAGTGGTCCTGCCACGGGGCAGACCCACGCTGGCGTCTTGCCTGCCAGGTGGCACCACCAGTCACACAGCGGGTACAACTGAAGAATGACCTCCACCCCTCAGACAGCGCTCCCCGCTCCGGGAAAGCCTGGGCCCCAGCCAGCTCTCTCCCAGTCATATGAATACCAGAAGCAATTACAGGGTTATTGACTGCTGACTGTATCAGTTAGTGAGTGTGTACTGACTGAATAGTGAATGATGTTAAGCAACGTGCCTGTGATGTAATGTGAACTGCAAAACTTAGATTTCAGTTAGTGATGTCAGCGTCTACCCCCAAGTGTACACCCCAGACCTCACCCAGTTTTCAGCTGTAAGCACAACTGAACTAGGACTCAAAATCCCAGACTTCTGGGGGGCGACGGGACTAACAGGCCTCTGTCACTGTTGTCCCCTCTGCACCAGATTCCTCCAGCCTGGATCAAGTTCCAGTGACCTGGACTTAAGACACGTCACTAGTGAGCGCCTGGGACCCTTGAGTGTAGACTCAGTTAGGACTTAGAATTAGGATGTGTGTCTGAAGTGTGATGAGCATTAATAAAAGATTTGATTAAATCTGACTGCGCCTCAGACTGAGTCTAGTAACTGCTCATGACACCCAGCCACAGGTCTGACCATGGCAGGAAGGACCCTGGCTTACTCTCTCTCAGGCAGGCCTGGAGGCGTGGCTGCCCCACGTCCTCCTCCTGGCCGTTCAGCCAAATGCGGTCCTCCGTGAAGTCCTTGCTGATGGTGGCCGTGGTGGTGGTTTTTAACTGGGAAGGAAAACAAGGGGCCTCAGGGACAGTCCTGGGCCTCAGGCCCCCAGACATCTTTCTGTGCACAAGGCCTTCCCTACCTGTGACCCTTGTGGCTGCCCACTCATGCAGAGCTGGGCACTGGGAGCCCCACGGGGACCCGGCCCTCGCCCAGCCCTGGTTCGCCACACACTCCCATCTCCACACAGAACGACTGCCCAGAACCTCCTGCACAAGGAGAAGCATCCCAAGGGGACTCCGGGGCTGTCTGCCATGCGGGTGGGAGTGGGCACAGCCCTGGCCAGGGATCCACGCACAGTCATCTCACCCTGGCCTTAGGTAAAAAGCCGCCAACTTTCTGACAGTTTGTGATTACGCATTTGGTATTTGTGGTCAGCACGTTCTCACCTGGTCCTGGTGCAAAGTGACACTCAGTGAGGAATTGATGGGTAGGATCAGCTCCTCATCTCGCTTCCCCCCTGAAACAGACAACCAGAGGCCCGGCCAGGGGGTTCCAGGACTGCACTGCACAGTGGCCCCTGCCCGCTCCCACAGCCCCGCTTGCCTCAATCCTGCTCTCACTATCCACCTAAGTCCTCCCCTTCCGGCCATGCCACTGACTTCCAGAAGCCCTCCTGGACTGCCCCTCCTCACGGGCTAAGGCCCCCAGCCCACCTCCCTAGTCAGTGGCCTGCTGCTCGCCTCCCATTCATACCACAGGTCACCTCGTGTCTGTGAGGCGCTGAGGTGCTCACAGCCTCCCCATCTGCTGTCTG is a window of Ictidomys tridecemlineatus isolate mIctTri1 chromosome 15, mIctTri1.hap1, whole genome shotgun sequence DNA encoding:
- the Mvd gene encoding diphosphomevalonate decarboxylase, which translates into the protein MASEKLLTTVTCTAPVNIAVIKYWGKRDEELILPINSSLSVTLHQDQLKTTTTATISKDFTEDRIWLNGQEEDVGQPRLQACLREIRRLARKRRSTGDGDSLPLSLSYKVHIASENNFPTAAGLASSAAGYACLAYTLARVYGVEDDLSEVARRGSGSACRSLYGGFVEWQMGEQADGKDSVARQVAPESHWPQLRILVLVVSAEKKQMGSTVGMQTSVETSSLLKFRAESVVPSRLREMISCIQARDFPGFAELTMKDSNQFHATCLDTFPPISYLNDVSRRIVQLVHRFNACHGQTKVAYTFDAGPNAVIFTLEDTVAEFVAAVRHSFPPETNGDKFLKGLQVTPVLLSDTLKAALAMEPSPGGVQYIIATQVGPGPQILDDPHAHLLGPDGLPKPAA